One stretch of Sinomonas terrae DNA includes these proteins:
- a CDS encoding L-serine ammonia-lyase, which translates to MALSALDMFSVGIGPSSSHTVGPMRAAVLFTDGLRADGVLGAVERVQAELFGSLGATGHGHGSDKAVILGLQGERPETVDTDTADARVAEAGTEGKLLLAGERYIAFSRADDVVMHRRRSLPAHPNGMVFRAYDGAGQLLREATFYSVGGGFVVDEDAIGADRIVEDSTPLAYPFTTGVQLLEHCRREGKRVSDIMLANELAWRTETELRAELLHIWAVMKECVHNGCTRTEKLLPGGLKVPRRAPKLLADLEAANDQTDPIRAMDWVNLFALAVNEENASGGRIVTAPTNGAAGIVPAVLHYYTTFVPGADDDGVVRFLLTAAAVGILFKENASISGAEVGCQGEVGSACAMAAGGLCEVLGGTPEQVENAAEIGIEHNLGLTCDPVGGLVQIPCIERNAVASNKAINAARIALRGDGSHKVSLDKAIKTMRETGADMKVKYKETSRGGLAVNVIEC; encoded by the coding sequence ATGGCACTGAGCGCACTCGACATGTTCTCCGTCGGAATCGGCCCCTCCTCGTCGCACACGGTCGGGCCGATGCGCGCGGCTGTGCTGTTCACGGACGGTCTGCGCGCCGACGGGGTGCTTGGCGCCGTCGAACGCGTCCAGGCCGAGCTCTTCGGCTCGCTCGGGGCGACCGGCCACGGGCACGGCTCGGACAAGGCCGTGATCCTGGGCCTCCAGGGCGAGCGGCCCGAGACGGTCGACACGGACACCGCGGACGCCCGCGTCGCCGAGGCCGGGACGGAGGGCAAGCTCCTGCTCGCCGGGGAGCGCTACATCGCCTTCTCGCGGGCGGACGACGTCGTCATGCATCGGCGTCGCTCGCTCCCGGCTCACCCGAACGGGATGGTCTTCAGGGCGTACGACGGCGCGGGGCAGCTTCTGCGGGAGGCGACGTTCTACTCGGTCGGCGGAGGGTTCGTCGTCGACGAGGACGCGATCGGTGCCGATCGGATCGTCGAGGACTCGACCCCGCTGGCGTACCCCTTCACGACCGGAGTGCAGCTCCTTGAGCACTGCCGCCGCGAGGGCAAGCGGGTCAGCGACATCATGCTCGCGAACGAGCTCGCGTGGCGCACGGAGACCGAGCTCCGGGCCGAGCTCCTGCACATCTGGGCCGTCATGAAGGAGTGTGTGCACAACGGCTGTACGCGCACCGAGAAGCTCCTTCCCGGAGGGCTCAAGGTGCCCCGGCGCGCGCCGAAGCTCCTCGCGGACCTCGAGGCCGCCAACGACCAGACCGACCCCATACGCGCAATGGATTGGGTCAACCTGTTCGCCCTCGCCGTGAACGAGGAGAACGCCTCGGGCGGCCGGATAGTGACCGCGCCGACCAACGGCGCGGCCGGGATCGTCCCCGCCGTCCTGCACTACTACACGACGTTCGTTCCCGGGGCCGACGACGACGGCGTCGTGCGCTTCCTGCTCACGGCGGCGGCCGTGGGGATCCTGTTCAAGGAGAACGCCTCGATCTCCGGTGCGGAAGTCGGATGCCAGGGGGAGGTCGGCTCGGCGTGCGCGATGGCGGCGGGCGGGCTGTGCGAGGTGCTCGGTGGGACGCCGGAGCAGGTCGAGAACGCGGCCGAGATCGGCATCGAGCACAATCTAGGGCTGACGTGCGATCCGGTGGGCGGCCTCGTGCAGATTCCCTGCATCGAGCGGAACGCCGTCGCGAGCAACAAGGCCATCAACGCCGCGCGGATCGCGCTGCGCGGCGACGGCAGCCACAAGGTCTCGCTTGACAAGGCCATCAAGACGATGCGCGAGACGGGGGCGGACATGAAGGTCAAGTACAAGGAGACATCGCGCGGCGGCCTCGCCGTGAACGTCATCGAGTGCTGA
- the purU gene encoding formyltetrahydrofolate deformylase, whose amino-acid sequence MAPAEYVLTLDCPERPGIVYAVSGFLAQHGCNILDIKQYGDRRGGHFYMRVHFEAPGPLESEFGPIAQEFGMTWQLRPAGEKTRVLLMVSKFGHCLNDLLFRARIGELPVDIVAVVSNHEDHRGLVEWHGIPYHHIPVTAESKPEAEAKLLALVDSYAVELVVLARYMQVLSDALATRMTGRVINIHHSFLPSFKGAKPYHQAWERGVKTVGATAHYVNAELDEGPIIAQQVIEVDHTHSPEDLVAVGRDAECKALSNAVRWHCEGRVILNGNRTVVLR is encoded by the coding sequence ATGGCACCCGCTGAGTACGTCCTCACACTCGACTGCCCGGAGCGGCCCGGGATCGTCTACGCGGTCTCGGGCTTCCTGGCCCAGCACGGCTGCAACATCCTCGACATCAAGCAGTACGGGGACAGGCGGGGCGGGCACTTCTACATGCGCGTCCACTTCGAGGCGCCGGGGCCGCTCGAGTCCGAGTTCGGTCCGATCGCCCAGGAGTTCGGGATGACGTGGCAGCTCCGCCCGGCGGGGGAGAAGACCCGGGTGCTGCTCATGGTGTCGAAGTTCGGGCACTGCCTCAACGACCTGCTGTTCCGGGCCCGCATCGGCGAGCTGCCTGTGGACATCGTGGCGGTCGTGTCCAACCACGAGGACCACCGCGGCCTCGTGGAGTGGCACGGCATCCCGTACCACCACATCCCGGTCACGGCCGAATCCAAGCCCGAGGCCGAGGCCAAGCTCCTTGCCCTCGTGGACAGCTACGCCGTGGAACTCGTGGTGCTAGCGCGCTACATGCAGGTGCTCAGCGACGCTCTCGCGACCCGCATGACCGGTCGCGTGATCAACATCCACCACTCGTTCCTGCCCTCGTTCAAGGGAGCGAAGCCGTACCACCAAGCGTGGGAGCGCGGGGTCAAGACCGTGGGCGCTACAGCCCACTACGTCAACGCCGAGCTCGACGAGGGCCCGATCATCGCCCAGCAGGTCATCGAGGTCGATCACACGCACTCGCCCGAGGACCTCGTCGCCGTCGGCCGAGACGCGGAGTGCAAGGCGCTCAGCAACGCGGTGCGCTGGCACTGCGAGGGGCGGGTCATCCTGAACGGCAATCGCACGGTGGTGCTCCGATGA
- a CDS encoding sarcosine oxidase subunit gamma yields the protein MAEQTLIAPHHQFGTADLRRSPAAHLAAQFAAAEVTGLHSLALREAPFRTMVGLRVVPGTDAARRVEERLGAPLPARCGEVAVGAGSSVLWLGPDEFLVVSPLGSTVDPAEATARLVEAIGGQPGSAVDLSANRTTFELTGKAARDVLEKGCALDLHPRAFAVGSAYVTQLGPVPILLWRTGNETWEIFPRASFADYLGRWLLDAMREFHGTR from the coding sequence ATGGCTGAGCAGACCCTGATCGCCCCCCACCACCAGTTCGGCACCGCCGATCTCCGGCGCAGCCCAGCTGCCCACCTCGCCGCCCAGTTCGCGGCGGCCGAGGTGACCGGGCTGCACAGCCTCGCGCTGCGCGAGGCGCCGTTCCGCACGATGGTCGGCCTCCGCGTCGTCCCCGGCACGGACGCTGCGCGTCGCGTCGAGGAACGTCTCGGCGCGCCGCTGCCTGCTCGCTGCGGCGAGGTCGCCGTCGGCGCGGGCAGCTCGGTCCTGTGGCTGGGTCCGGACGAGTTCCTCGTCGTCTCCCCTCTCGGCAGCACTGTCGACCCCGCCGAGGCGACCGCCCGCCTCGTCGAGGCTATCGGTGGGCAGCCGGGCTCCGCCGTCGACCTCTCCGCCAACCGCACGACATTCGAGCTGACCGGAAAGGCGGCCCGCGACGTCCTCGAGAAGGGCTGCGCGCTCGACCTGCACCCGCGCGCGTTTGCCGTCGGCTCGGCGTACGTGACGCAGCTCGGCCCGGTCCCGATCCTGCTCTGGAGGACCGGGAACGAGACGTGGGAGATCTTCCCGCGGGCCTCGTTCGCGGACTACCTCGGCCGCTGGCTCCTCGACGCGATGCGTGAATTCCATGGCACCCGCTGA